A segment of the Vagococcus hydrophili genome:
TATTCAATGAAGGCAAACACTAAGAATAGTGGAGGATTACAAGGCCAATTATTAACCGTGTTGAAAAAGAAAAAAACGATTGCGATAATAGTGGTAGTTGTAGCATCTTTAATTATAGGTAAAATTTTTGTTTCTATGTATAGAGAAACAATTAGAGAAAATCAAATTGAGTCAGTAGCAAAAGTAACATTTAAAAATAAACAATTTAAAAATGTTAAAGATTCAGACATTAAAACAATGTTAGCGAGTAAAGATCAGATTGTCCTCGCTGTGATTGATCCAACAGACAATAAAGGCTATACGGAACTTGAAAAAATGTTTAATCAAAACAAAGCTGTTGAAGGGTTACCAAATACTGTCTATGTTTATCAACCTATCTATGACAGTAAAAAAAGCTTAGGTGAGCTTAAAATTGATAAGAAGAATACTTTTTTATTGATTGAACAAGGAAAAGAAAAGAAACGATTTGCCTTTGACACATTGGAAAATGGGACGACTGAATTAGTTGATCAAGTAAATTTAATGATTAATCCTAAAATCCCACAGAAAAAACCAGTACGTGTTGAAAAAAAAGAAGAATTAGACTTTAGTTCTAATCCAAATGGAGGGACACACACCTCTGAAGTCCAATTTGAATAATTCTGTGTTGACTTTTGGGTTATTTATAGGTAAGATGTGTTTAATATTTTAACGAAAGAGGGATTGTCATGAAACAAACAACAAATAAATTTTCAGAAATTAAATTTAATAGTTTTTCATGGCAAACTTGGCGTAGATAGTTGTATTTAGGCTAATCTTTTGGCGTGGGTACAGCTTTTTAGAAATCATTCTAAAAATATGTATCTATGTTAGGTAAAGAGAAATTATACCGCATAGATTATGCGGTTTTTGTTTTGTCGTCAGACTAGATGAGCAATGACCAGATTAGTGGTTATTGCTCTTTTTTTGATTTTAAAGGAGGAAGAAAGAATGAAAAATAAAAAATTAATCGTCACATTATTCGCGTTATTTAGTTTTCTAGTTATCAGTTTTATAAAAGATAGTCAAAAAATGGAAGTGAAAAAAGATAAAGCAGATGTTCCAGTTGTTGGAGTGCTTCAGTTTGTTAGTCACCCTGCTTTAGACCAAATTTACGAAGGTTTAATTGATGAATTAAAAAATCAAGGCTTTGAAGATGGTAAGACAATGAAGCTTGTTTTTCAAAATGGACAAGCAGATCAAAGTAAATTGACTAGTATGAGCCAACATTTGATTAATGAAAAATCAGATGTTCTCGTGGGGATTGCTACACCAGCTGCTCAAGCTTTAGCCAATCAAACGGCAGAAACACCGATTGTTTTAGGGGCTATTAGTGACCCGAAAAGTGCCGGATTAGTCGCTGATAACAATAAACCAGGAGGCAATATCACGGGGGTGAGTGACCAATCACCTGTTAAAGCTCAGTTAGAATTAGTCAATACACTCCTACCAAATAAGAAAAAAATGGGAGTACTATATTCTTCAGCCGAAGATAATTCAGCGTACCAAGTAGATAAAATTTCAGAAATTGCGACTCAAGAAGGCTACGAAGTGAAAAAATATGCGGTACCTTCGACAAACGAAATCACACAGATGATGCAAGTGATGTCTAAAGAAGTAGATTTTATTTATTTACCAACAGACAATACCATGGCAAACGCGATGCAAACGATTGTAGATGTGGGTAATCAGTATAAAATACCAATCATTCCTTCTGTTGATACGATGGTCGAACAAGGTGGTCTTGCCACAGTCGGTATCAATCAACATGAGTTAGGAGTTCAAACAGGTAAAATGGTTGCTGACATTCTAAAAGGGAAAACAGAGCCTAAAGACACACCAATTTACACATTTGATTCAGGTGACACGATTGTTAATAAAAAACAAGCCAAATTATTAAATATTGACATTCCAGAAAGCATTCTGGATAAAGCGATAATTAAAGGGGGAGACGACAAATGATTGTATCAACGATAGCACAAGGTTTTTTATGGGCAGTACTAGGTTTAGGTATTTACCTTACTTTTAGAATATTGAATTTTCCAGATTTAACAACGGAAGGTAGTTTTCCATTAGGGGGAGCAGTTTGTGTGACAGCCATAACACATGGTATTTCACCGATTTTAGCGACATTTTTAGGCGTTCTAGCAGGCGTTTTAGCCGGATTAGCAACCGGACTGTTATTTACAAAAGGAAAAATCCCTATTATATTATCAGGTATTTTAGTCATGAGTGGTTTAAACTCGGTCATTTTGTTTGTTATGAAATCACCAAATCTTTCACTACTGAATCAACGAAAGATATTTGATAGTTTAAACTTTTTAAATCTACCACCTAATTTTGACAAGATTATCATTTCTTTGATCGTTCTAGTTATTGTAATTGGCAGTATGATCTTTTTCTTAACCACTAATTTAGGTCAAGCATATGTTGCAACAGGGGACAATGAAGCCATGGCAAAATCTTTTGGGATTCACACAGATTGCATGAAAATTTTAGGTTTAATGGTTTCAAATGGAATTATCGCTTTATCAGGTGCCTTAATCGCTCAAAGTGAAGGGTATGCAGATGTGAATAAAGGTGTCGGAATTATAGTTATTGGCTTGGCTTCTATTATCTTAGGAGAATTATTATTTGGTAATTTAACATTACCTGAGCGTTTAATCGCTATTGTGATTGGTAGTGTGCTCTATCAGCTATTAATTTTAATCGTAATTAAACTAAAATTTGACACCACTTACTTGAAACTTTATTCATCGGTTATTTTAGCCGTTTGCTTAATGATTCCTCAGTTTAAAGAAAAAATATTACCGAAAAAGGAGATAATCAAATGAGCTCACCAATTTTAACTATTAAAGATGGCGTAAAAATAACGGATTCAGGCATGAAAATAATGGATTATCTGAATTTAGAAATTAACCAAGGTGATTTTATTACGATTTTAGGGGGAAACGGTGCTGGAAAATCAACCTTGTTTAATTCGATTAGTGGTAATCTACACTTAACTTCTGGTGAAATAAAAATAAATGATACGCTAATCACTCATATGTCAGAGGAAAAAAGAGCGAAGTATATCGGACGCGTTTTTCAAGACCCTAAAATGGGAACTGCCCCTCGAATGACTGTTTCTGAAAATCTTCTTATTGCGAGTTTAAGAGGTCAGAAACGTGGATTTTCATTAAGAAAGTTAGGAAATAAAAAAGAGTTGTTCTATGAATTATGCCAAACAATAGGAAATGGCTTAGAAAATCACCTAGATACACCTGCTGGAAATCTTTC
Coding sequences within it:
- the trpX gene encoding tryptophan ABC transporter substrate-binding protein, whose translation is MKNKKLIVTLFALFSFLVISFIKDSQKMEVKKDKADVPVVGVLQFVSHPALDQIYEGLIDELKNQGFEDGKTMKLVFQNGQADQSKLTSMSQHLINEKSDVLVGIATPAAQALANQTAETPIVLGAISDPKSAGLVADNNKPGGNITGVSDQSPVKAQLELVNTLLPNKKKMGVLYSSAEDNSAYQVDKISEIATQEGYEVKKYAVPSTNEITQMMQVMSKEVDFIYLPTDNTMANAMQTIVDVGNQYKIPIIPSVDTMVEQGGLATVGINQHELGVQTGKMVADILKGKTEPKDTPIYTFDSGDTIVNKKQAKLLNIDIPESILDKAIIKGGDDK
- a CDS encoding ABC transporter permease, translated to MIVSTIAQGFLWAVLGLGIYLTFRILNFPDLTTEGSFPLGGAVCVTAITHGISPILATFLGVLAGVLAGLATGLLFTKGKIPIILSGILVMSGLNSVILFVMKSPNLSLLNQRKIFDSLNFLNLPPNFDKIIISLIVLVIVIGSMIFFLTTNLGQAYVATGDNEAMAKSFGIHTDCMKILGLMVSNGIIALSGALIAQSEGYADVNKGVGIIVIGLASIILGELLFGNLTLPERLIAIVIGSVLYQLLILIVIKLKFDTTYLKLYSSVILAVCLMIPQFKEKILPKKEIIK
- a CDS encoding ABC transporter ATP-binding protein yields the protein MSSPILTIKDGVKITDSGMKIMDYLNLEINQGDFITILGGNGAGKSTLFNSISGNLHLTSGEIKINDTLITHMSEEKRAKYIGRVFQDPKMGTAPRMTVSENLLIASLRGQKRGFSLRKLGNKKELFYELCQTIGNGLENHLDTPAGNLSGGQRQALSLIMSTLQKPTLLLLDEHTAALDPKTAKQLMTLTSQIIEDNDLTCLMITHRMEDALRYGNRLIVLEQGKIIKDFSKAEKEKLTMPNVLSFF